Proteins encoded within one genomic window of Bradyrhizobium sp. 186:
- the addA gene encoding double-strand break repair helicase AddA: MVRAPRPIPDSVRATQARASDPTASAFVSANAGSGKTHVLVQRVIRLLLSGVPPEKILCITFTKAAAANMAERVFTTLGHWVTLDDTALDTAIRAAGIPHPSAKLRREARKLFACALETPGGLKVQTIHALCTRLLQQFPFEANVPARFAVIDERDQTDMMERANLKVLLEAARDPDSVTGRAMLTAMANAADVTFKEVVREACLSRDHFMAWTDEAGSAEAAAVEMAAVLGVDANDRIEDIEQEILDGPFLPRSRWDDIAFALEDGSKSDNDQADRLRAAKMFSDSAQVDAYLSVFLTDEKLPRKAVLTKKFCDHNPSVARLFEAEAQRLSGLIERRRAITVRDRTAALLHIATAAAANYRREKQERGLLDYDDLIDKTLAMLNRVSSGWVHYKLDRGVDHVLIDEAQDTSPRQWDIVAHIISEFTAGEGAREGLNRTVFAVGDEKQSIFSFQGAAPHEFDARRRELNRKFTAAGLKFDPVAFTYSFRSGATILHSVDHVFREPEIYKSIHAVEIGHPLHNALTDAGPSVIELWDLAEADDRQDIEGWRAPFDGVAVTSPEVKLARRIQTEIKRLVESGTLTGHEGERRPLRYGDMLILVRRRGNAFDAVIQALKHANVPVAGADRLKLTEHIAIIDLMNLADALLLPQDDLALAVALKSPLFGLDDDDLFALAWDRKGSLRRALGERAATSEKFATALRRLETCAVRARDETPFAFYAWLLGGDEGRARILRRLGHEANDALDEFLELALNYERKAPASLQGFMAWLRSADTEVKRDMEISRDEVRVMTVHGAKGLEASVVFMVDTTSSPADTQRLRLIHVPRGNGGEIVVWAGRKADDPKPVVDARKAMLEETEDEYRRLLYVAMTRAADRLIVGGCMPGNMKTVRKLSWYDLIDKGLTGSGLEKQTVETPLGKVTRFARPEDVAALGTPATSVDQTVELPAWLRTAPPRETIDDDPLRPSGQSAEAGRAVRSGESVQSRALALQRGTLVHRLLQSLPDIAYERRREAALGFMARNASDWTEADRAALADKVLGLIAEPRFAPVFGAGSRAEVAIVGRLERPDRPPALVSGQIDRLVVTPEEVLIVDFKTNQSPPSSAAEAPAAYVRQLALYRAVLARLYPQKPIRAILLWTEALEYMEISEPALDAALASLHVGVSVLDPARSHS, translated from the coding sequence ATGGTGAGAGCACCGCGTCCCATTCCCGATTCCGTGCGCGCGACGCAGGCGCGCGCGTCCGATCCGACCGCATCGGCCTTCGTGTCGGCCAACGCCGGCTCGGGCAAGACGCATGTGCTGGTGCAGCGCGTGATTCGCCTGCTGCTATCGGGCGTGCCGCCGGAAAAGATCCTCTGCATCACCTTCACCAAGGCCGCCGCCGCCAACATGGCCGAGCGCGTGTTCACCACGCTCGGGCATTGGGTGACGCTGGACGATACCGCGCTCGATACAGCGATCCGCGCGGCCGGCATCCCGCACCCCAGCGCAAAGCTGCGGCGCGAAGCGCGAAAGCTGTTCGCCTGCGCGCTGGAGACGCCGGGCGGCTTGAAGGTGCAGACCATTCACGCGCTGTGCACGCGCCTGCTCCAGCAATTTCCGTTCGAGGCCAACGTGCCGGCGCGCTTCGCCGTGATCGACGAGCGCGACCAGACCGACATGATGGAGCGCGCCAATCTGAAGGTGCTGCTGGAGGCCGCGCGCGACCCCGATAGCGTTACCGGCCGCGCGATGCTGACGGCGATGGCGAACGCTGCCGACGTCACCTTCAAGGAGGTCGTACGGGAAGCTTGTCTGAGCCGCGACCATTTCATGGCCTGGACCGATGAGGCCGGCAGCGCGGAAGCCGCTGCCGTGGAGATGGCGGCGGTGCTGGGCGTGGATGCGAACGACCGTATCGAGGACATCGAGCAAGAGATTCTCGACGGACCGTTCCTGCCGCGATCACGCTGGGACGATATCGCCTTTGCGCTGGAAGACGGGAGCAAGTCAGACAACGACCAGGCGGATCGCCTGCGCGCGGCCAAAATGTTTTCCGACAGTGCGCAGGTCGATGCTTATCTCAGTGTCTTCCTCACCGACGAGAAGCTGCCGCGCAAGGCGGTTTTGACCAAGAAGTTCTGCGATCACAATCCGTCCGTCGCTCGCCTGTTCGAGGCCGAGGCGCAGCGCCTCAGTGGACTGATCGAAAGGCGCCGCGCGATAACCGTGCGCGACCGCACCGCGGCTCTCCTGCATATCGCGACTGCCGCTGCCGCAAATTATCGGCGCGAGAAGCAGGAGCGCGGACTGCTCGACTACGACGACCTGATCGACAAGACGCTGGCGATGCTGAACCGCGTCTCTTCGGGCTGGGTGCACTACAAGCTCGACCGCGGCGTCGATCACGTCCTGATCGACGAAGCCCAGGATACGAGCCCGCGGCAATGGGATATCGTCGCGCACATCATCTCGGAATTCACCGCCGGCGAAGGCGCGCGCGAGGGCCTGAACCGTACGGTTTTCGCCGTCGGCGACGAGAAGCAGTCGATCTTCTCGTTCCAGGGCGCAGCACCCCACGAATTCGACGCACGCCGGCGCGAGCTGAACCGCAAGTTCACCGCCGCCGGGCTGAAATTCGATCCTGTTGCCTTCACCTACTCGTTCCGCTCGGGCGCGACGATCCTGCACTCGGTCGACCACGTGTTCCGCGAGCCGGAGATCTACAAGAGCATCCATGCGGTCGAGATCGGCCATCCCCTGCACAACGCGCTGACAGACGCAGGTCCGAGCGTGATCGAGCTGTGGGATCTCGCCGAAGCTGACGACAGGCAGGACATTGAGGGCTGGCGCGCACCGTTCGACGGCGTCGCCGTCACCAGCCCGGAGGTGAAGCTTGCCCGCCGCATCCAGACCGAGATCAAGCGGTTGGTCGAGAGCGGCACGCTGACCGGACACGAAGGCGAGCGGCGGCCGCTACGCTATGGCGACATGCTGATCCTGGTGCGGCGGCGCGGCAACGCGTTCGATGCCGTGATCCAGGCGCTGAAGCATGCCAATGTCCCGGTCGCCGGCGCCGACCGGCTGAAACTCACCGAGCACATTGCGATCATCGATCTGATGAACCTTGCGGATGCGTTGCTGCTGCCGCAGGACGACCTCGCGCTTGCGGTCGCGCTGAAAAGCCCGCTGTTCGGCCTCGACGACGACGACCTGTTCGCGCTCGCCTGGGATCGCAAGGGATCGCTGCGCCGCGCGCTCGGCGAGCGTGCGGCCACCAGCGAAAAGTTCGCCACGGCTCTCCGGCGCCTGGAAACCTGCGCAGTCCGCGCCCGCGACGAGACGCCGTTTGCCTTCTATGCCTGGCTGCTCGGCGGCGACGAGGGACGCGCGCGCATCCTGCGCCGGCTCGGCCACGAGGCCAACGACGCGCTCGACGAATTTCTGGAGCTCGCGCTGAATTACGAGCGCAAGGCGCCGGCCTCGCTGCAAGGCTTCATGGCCTGGCTGCGCTCGGCCGACACCGAAGTGAAGCGCGACATGGAGATTTCGCGTGACGAGGTGCGGGTGATGACCGTGCACGGCGCCAAGGGCCTGGAGGCCTCCGTCGTGTTCATGGTTGACACCACGTCCTCGCCCGCGGACACGCAACGCTTGCGACTGATCCATGTGCCGCGCGGCAATGGCGGCGAGATCGTGGTCTGGGCCGGCCGCAAGGCGGACGATCCAAAGCCCGTCGTCGACGCGCGCAAGGCCATGCTCGAAGAAACCGAGGACGAGTACCGCCGCCTACTCTATGTGGCGATGACGCGCGCGGCCGATCGCCTGATCGTTGGCGGCTGCATGCCGGGCAACATGAAGACAGTCCGCAAGCTCAGCTGGTACGACCTGATCGACAAGGGCCTCACTGGATCGGGCCTGGAGAAACAGACGGTCGAGACGCCGCTTGGAAAGGTGACCCGCTTTGCCCGGCCGGAGGACGTCGCGGCGCTCGGCACCCCCGCGACCTCGGTGGACCAGACCGTCGAGCTGCCAGCCTGGCTGCGGACGGCGCCGCCGCGCGAGACCATCGACGACGATCCGCTGCGCCCCTCCGGCCAGTCGGCCGAGGCGGGCCGCGCGGTGCGGAGCGGCGAATCGGTCCAGTCCCGCGCGCTTGCGCTGCAACGCGGGACGCTGGTCCACCGGTTGCTGCAATCGCTGCCCGACATCGCCTACGAGCGCCGGCGTGAGGCAGCGCTCGGCTTCATGGCGCGCAACGCCTCGGACTGGACGGAGGCTGACCGCGCCGCATTGGCCGACAAGGTACTCGGCTTGATCGCCGAGCCGCGATTCGCACCCGTCTTTGGCGCCGGCAGCCGGGCGGAGGTCGCTATCGTCGGCCGGCTAGAACGGCCGGACCGGCCACCGGCGCTGGTGTCCGGCCAGATCGACCGGCTGGTGGTCACACCGGAGGAGGTCCTGATCGTCGATTTCAAGACCAACCAGAGCCCTCCCAGCAGCGCGGCCGAGGCGCCCGCGGCCTATGTCCGGCAGCTCGCGCTGTACCGGGCGGTGCTCGCCAGGCTTTATCCCCAAAAGCCGATCCGTGCGATTCTGCTCTGGACCGAGGCCCTTGAATATATGGAGATTTCAGAGCCCGCGCTGGACGCGGCGCTGGCATCCCTTCATGTCGGCGTGAGCGTCCTTGACCCGGCAAGGAGCCATTCATAG
- the addB gene encoding double-strand break repair protein AddB, with translation MRVFSVPVSVPFLRTVVSALLDGQLVDGFEARNEPARLADATLYLPTRRAMRVVREIFLDEMRTDAVVLPRIVALGDIDEDELAFAEEAEQFSGATPLDIPPRLDELDRRLTLAQLVAAWAKGPVLAPLVVGGPASTLALASDLARLIDDMVTRGVDWSALDGLVPDQLDQYWQHSLQFLHIARIAWPSHLAEINRIEPAARRDRLIAAEATRLTTHPNGPVIAAGSTGSMPATAKFLHAVASLPHGAVVLPGLDTDLDEDAWRTIGGVRDALGKFVEHPASNHPQYAMHALLQRFGVKRSDVDILLPPAEGGRDLLASESMRPSATTEIWHDRLKQPDVAAKIAGGMKDLSVVEASNPEMEALAIAIAMREARHLDKSAALVTPDRALARRVMAALTRWNLAFDDSGGDVLMETSAGIFARLAAEAATKGLEPSTLLAMLKHPLCRLGRAPGAWKAAIEGLELAVLRGTRPPAGTAGLLREFNRFREELAKLWRNEVSALHRAEPRARLKAEDLDRIQALIDILQKALAPIERLASSKPYDFAELAHRHREILIELSRDEQGIPLALEEREGLALAAAFDDLLRGGTASGLLVPLPEYPDVFQTAFGERAVRRPDRPGARLHIYGPLESRLMQADRVIVGGLIEGVWPPAPRIDPWLSRPMRHELGLDLPERRIGLSAHDFAQLLGADEVILTHSAKAGGAPAVASRFLHRLEAVAGDAHWKTAKHAGEKYVQFAGALDQAAEVKPIKQPEPRPPRATRPLKLSVTAIEDWLRDPYTIYAKHILRLDALDPVDMPLSAADRGSAIHDALGEFTETYATHLPDDPTRVLRAIGEKYFAPLMERPEARALWWPRFQRIARWFGEWETTRRDVIEAITAETRGEISIALDKERSFRLSARADRIERRQGGGYAILDYKTGQPPTGKQVRMGLSPQLTLEAAILREGGFSGIDAGSSVSQLVYVRLSGNNPPGEERILELKIKQGDEAQPPDTAAAEARRKLEALIRAFEDENQAYTSLNLPMWTNRYGTYDDLARIKEWSAAGGLGIEEW, from the coding sequence ATGCGCGTTTTCAGCGTTCCAGTCTCAGTTCCGTTCCTGCGCACCGTCGTCTCGGCGCTGCTCGACGGCCAGCTGGTCGACGGCTTCGAGGCGCGAAACGAGCCGGCGCGGCTTGCGGACGCCACGCTCTATTTGCCGACGCGGCGCGCCATGCGCGTCGTCCGCGAGATCTTCCTCGACGAGATGAGGACGGACGCGGTGGTGCTGCCGCGCATCGTCGCGCTCGGCGACATCGATGAGGATGAGCTCGCCTTTGCGGAGGAGGCGGAGCAGTTTTCCGGTGCGACGCCGCTCGACATTCCACCGCGATTGGACGAGCTCGATCGGCGGCTGACGTTGGCGCAACTGGTCGCAGCCTGGGCCAAGGGCCCGGTGCTGGCGCCGCTGGTGGTCGGCGGCCCCGCCTCGACGCTGGCGCTGGCCTCAGATCTCGCGCGCCTGATCGACGACATGGTCACGCGCGGCGTCGACTGGAGCGCGCTCGATGGCCTCGTGCCCGACCAGCTCGATCAATATTGGCAGCACTCGCTTCAGTTCCTGCACATCGCCCGCATCGCCTGGCCCAGCCACCTCGCCGAGATCAACAGGATCGAGCCTGCGGCGCGGCGCGACCGGCTCATCGCCGCCGAAGCGACGCGGTTGACCACGCATCCCAACGGTCCCGTGATCGCGGCCGGCTCGACCGGCTCGATGCCGGCCACTGCAAAATTTCTTCATGCAGTCGCCTCGCTCCCGCACGGCGCGGTGGTGCTGCCGGGGCTCGACACCGATCTCGACGAGGACGCCTGGCGAACCATCGGCGGCGTGCGCGATGCGCTGGGCAAATTTGTGGAGCATCCGGCGTCGAACCATCCGCAATATGCCATGCACGCGCTGCTGCAGCGTTTCGGCGTCAAGCGCAGCGACGTCGACATCCTGCTTCCGCCGGCGGAAGGTGGACGCGATCTCCTGGCGTCCGAGTCGATGCGGCCATCCGCCACGACGGAGATCTGGCACGACCGGCTGAAGCAGCCGGATGTCGCAGCAAAGATCGCCGGCGGCATGAAAGACCTCTCAGTGGTCGAGGCTTCCAATCCCGAGATGGAAGCGCTTGCGATCGCCATTGCGATGCGCGAGGCACGGCATCTCGACAAATCGGCGGCACTGGTGACGCCGGACCGCGCGTTGGCGCGGCGGGTGATGGCCGCACTCACCCGATGGAATCTCGCCTTCGATGATTCCGGCGGCGACGTGCTGATGGAAACCTCGGCCGGCATTTTCGCACGCCTCGCAGCCGAAGCGGCGACCAAGGGATTGGAGCCGTCGACGCTGCTGGCGATGCTGAAACATCCGCTGTGCCGGCTCGGCCGCGCGCCAGGCGCATGGAAGGCAGCGATTGAAGGCCTGGAGCTTGCAGTACTGCGCGGCACGCGTCCGCCCGCGGGCACCGCAGGCCTGCTGCGCGAGTTCAACCGTTTTCGCGAGGAGCTCGCAAAACTGTGGCGCAACGAAGTCTCCGCGCTGCACCGCGCAGAGCCACGCGCGCGCCTCAAGGCGGAGGATCTCGATCGCATCCAGGCGCTGATCGATATCCTGCAAAAGGCATTGGCGCCGATCGAGAGACTGGCGTCGTCAAAGCCCTATGACTTCGCCGAGCTGGCGCATCGCCATCGCGAGATCCTGATCGAGCTGTCGCGCGACGAGCAGGGCATCCCGCTTGCTCTCGAAGAGCGCGAAGGCCTCGCGCTCGCCGCCGCCTTCGACGATCTCCTGCGCGGCGGCACGGCCAGCGGATTGTTGGTGCCGCTACCGGAATATCCGGACGTCTTCCAGACCGCGTTCGGCGAACGCGCGGTGCGGCGGCCGGACAGACCGGGCGCGCGGCTCCACATCTACGGCCCGCTGGAATCGCGCCTGATGCAGGCCGACCGCGTCATCGTCGGCGGTCTGATCGAGGGCGTCTGGCCGCCGGCGCCGCGCATCGATCCCTGGCTGAGCCGGCCGATGCGGCACGAGCTCGGTCTCGATCTGCCGGAGCGGCGCATCGGCCTCTCCGCCCACGATTTCGCGCAGCTGCTCGGCGCGGATGAGGTGATCCTCACCCATTCCGCCAAGGCCGGCGGCGCGCCGGCGGTGGCCTCACGCTTCCTGCACCGGCTGGAAGCGGTCGCGGGCGACGCGCACTGGAAAACGGCAAAACACGCCGGCGAGAAATACGTGCAGTTCGCGGGCGCGCTGGACCAGGCCGCCGAGGTCAAGCCGATCAAGCAACCCGAACCGCGGCCGCCGCGTGCGACACGGCCGCTCAAGCTCTCAGTCACCGCGATCGAGGACTGGCTGCGCGATCCCTACACCATCTACGCCAAACACATTCTGCGGCTCGATGCGCTCGATCCCGTCGACATGCCGCTGTCGGCCGCCGACCGCGGCTCGGCGATCCACGATGCGCTCGGCGAATTCACCGAAACCTATGCAACGCATCTGCCTGACGATCCTACCCGCGTGCTGCGCGCGATCGGCGAAAAGTACTTCGCGCCGCTGATGGAGCGCCCCGAGGCACGGGCGCTGTGGTGGCCGCGCTTCCAGCGTATCGCACGCTGGTTCGGTGAATGGGAGACGACGCGCCGCGACGTGATCGAGGCCATCACCGCGGAGACCCGCGGCGAGATTTCGATCGCGCTGGACAAGGAGCGCAGCTTCCGCCTCTCCGCGCGCGCCGATCGCATCGAGCGGCGCCAGGGCGGCGGCTACGCCATCCTCGACTACAAGACCGGCCAGCCGCCGACCGGCAAGCAGGTCCGCATGGGCCTGTCGCCGCAGCTCACACTGGAAGCCGCAATCCTGCGCGAGGGCGGCTTTTCCGGCATCGACGCCGGCTCCTCGGTGAGCCAGCTCGTCTACGTTCGCTTGAGCGGCAACAATCCGCCGGGCGAGGAGCGCATCCTCGAGCTCAAGATCAAGCAAGGCGACGAGGCCCAGCCGCCGGACACGGCGGCCGCCGAGGCTCGGCGAAAACTTGAGGCGCTGATCCGCGCCTTCGAGGATGAGAATCAGGCCTACACCTCGCTGAACCTGCCGATGTGGACGAACCGCTACGGCACCTATGACGACCTCGCCCGCATCAAGGAATGGTCGGCGGCCGGCGGACTGGGGATCGAAGAATGGTGA
- a CDS encoding nucleotidyltransferase family protein, producing MSVKPTKAMVLAAGFGLRMRPLTDKMPKPLVPVAGQPLLDHVLDKLDQAGVTEAVVNVHYLPDQIINHVAPRLRPRVTISDERDQVLGTGGGVVKALPLLGDAPFFHVNSDTLWIDGVRSNLARLAENFDPARMDILLLMAPTATSIGYNGRGDYGMLPDGALRKRKEKEVVPFVYAGAAILSPSIFAGAPKGEFSLTKMFDRANEQERLFGLRLDGVWMHVGTPDAVHAAEEAFLESVA from the coding sequence ATGTCCGTCAAGCCGACCAAAGCCATGGTGCTCGCCGCAGGGTTTGGCCTGCGCATGCGTCCGTTGACGGACAAGATGCCGAAACCGCTGGTGCCGGTGGCCGGCCAGCCGCTGCTCGACCATGTGCTGGACAAGCTCGACCAGGCCGGCGTGACCGAGGCGGTCGTCAACGTGCACTATTTGCCGGACCAGATCATCAATCACGTCGCGCCCCGCCTGCGTCCGCGCGTGACCATCTCGGACGAGCGCGACCAGGTGCTCGGCACCGGCGGCGGCGTGGTCAAGGCGCTGCCGCTGCTCGGCGACGCGCCGTTCTTCCATGTCAATTCCGATACGCTGTGGATCGATGGTGTGCGCTCGAACCTGGCGCGCCTTGCGGAAAACTTCGATCCCGCACGGATGGACATCCTGCTGCTGATGGCGCCGACCGCGACCAGCATCGGCTATAACGGCCGTGGCGACTACGGCATGCTGCCCGACGGTGCCTTGCGCAAGCGCAAGGAAAAAGAGGTCGTTCCGTTCGTCTATGCGGGCGCGGCGATCCTGTCGCCGTCAATCTTCGCCGGCGCGCCGAAGGGCGAGTTTTCGCTGACAAAAATGTTCGACCGCGCCAACGAGCAGGAGCGGCTGTTCGGCCTGCGCCTGGACGGTGTCTGGATGCATGTCGGCACCCCCGACGCGGTGCACGCCGCGGAAGAGGCGTTTCTGGAGAGCGTGGCGTAA
- a CDS encoding PilZ domain-containing protein produces MAVKTDQRDNSRIVFERGIAAQMMGIDGTWRRDCTMEDVSESGAKLTIDGSVEGLHLKEFFLLLSSTGLAYRRCELAWVNGDQIGVNFLKLRDKKKKLRSTAVGA; encoded by the coding sequence ATGGCGGTGAAGACGGACCAGCGCGACAACAGCCGGATTGTTTTCGAACGCGGGATTGCGGCCCAGATGATGGGGATCGACGGCACCTGGCGGCGCGACTGCACCATGGAGGACGTCTCCGAGAGCGGCGCCAAGCTGACCATCGACGGCTCGGTCGAAGGCCTGCATCTGAAGGAATTCTTCCTGCTGCTGTCGTCCACCGGACTCGCTTACCGGCGCTGCGAACTGGCTTGGGTCAATGGCGACCAGATCGGCGTCAATTTCCTCAAGCTGCGCGACAAAAAGAAAAAACTGCGTTCCACAGCCGTTGGAGCATGA
- the tsaE gene encoding tRNA (adenosine(37)-N6)-threonylcarbamoyltransferase complex ATPase subunit type 1 TsaE, translating to MTAPTTFSVALVNETATAELMADLALLVGPGDVITLTGDLGAGKTAAARAMIRYLAGDEALEVPSPTFTLVQGYELPPFPVLHADLYRVEDENELEEIGLSPLPEATLVLIEWPERAPSAMPEDRIDIALTHRPALGSTARAADITGYGKGAAQVARLKALREFLDASGYIEATRRRMAGDASTRSYARLKRDDGIVILMNFPQRPDGAAIYNGKSYSAAVHLAENVKPFVAIDEGLRAAGISAPAIHHSDLDHGFLITEDFGSEAVIEGNPPRPIAERYEAATDLLAALHGKTLPDTLPLADQSYAIPVFDTDALLIEIGLMPDWYLPDRNAPLSDVARAEFFAMWRELLQKPLAAPKTWIIRDYHSPNLIWLADRAGIERVGVIDFQDAVLGPQSYDVVSLLQDARIDVPESLELTLLSRYIKARRAEDASFDPAGFAELYAIMSAQRNTRLLGTFARLNRRDGKPHYLRHQPRIWTYLQRSLAHPALSPLHDWYLANVPQPQS from the coding sequence ATGACCGCGCCGACCACATTCTCCGTCGCGCTTGTCAACGAGACGGCCACCGCAGAGCTGATGGCCGATCTCGCGCTGCTGGTCGGACCTGGCGACGTCATCACGCTCACCGGCGATCTCGGCGCCGGCAAGACCGCGGCCGCGCGGGCCATGATCCGCTATCTCGCTGGCGACGAGGCGCTGGAAGTGCCGAGCCCGACGTTCACCCTGGTGCAGGGCTATGAGCTGCCGCCTTTCCCGGTGCTGCATGCCGACCTCTATCGCGTCGAGGACGAGAACGAACTCGAGGAGATCGGACTGTCGCCGCTGCCGGAAGCCACGCTCGTCCTGATCGAATGGCCGGAGCGTGCGCCGTCGGCGATGCCCGAGGACCGTATCGACATCGCGCTGACGCACCGGCCGGCGCTGGGCTCGACCGCGCGCGCCGCCGACATCACCGGCTACGGCAAGGGTGCCGCGCAGGTCGCGCGACTGAAGGCACTGCGGGAATTCCTCGACGCATCCGGCTATATCGAGGCGACACGCCGACGCATGGCCGGCGACGCCTCGACCCGCTCTTATGCACGGCTGAAGCGCGACGACGGCATCGTCATCCTCATGAACTTTCCGCAGCGCCCCGACGGCGCCGCCATCTACAACGGAAAGTCCTATAGTGCCGCGGTGCATCTTGCCGAAAACGTAAAACCCTTCGTGGCCATCGACGAAGGCCTGCGCGCGGCAGGAATCTCCGCGCCGGCGATCCACCATTCCGATCTCGACCACGGGTTCCTGATCACCGAAGATTTCGGCAGCGAGGCCGTGATCGAAGGCAACCCGCCGCGTCCGATCGCCGAGCGCTACGAGGCCGCGACCGACCTGCTGGCCGCGCTGCACGGCAAGACGCTGCCGGACACGCTGCCGCTGGCAGATCAGAGCTACGCCATTCCGGTCTTCGACACCGATGCGCTCCTGATCGAAATCGGGTTGATGCCGGACTGGTATCTGCCCGATCGCAACGCCCCGCTGAGCGACGTGGCCCGCGCGGAATTTTTCGCGATGTGGCGTGAGCTGTTGCAGAAGCCGCTGGCCGCGCCGAAAACGTGGATCATCCGCGATTATCACTCGCCGAATCTGATCTGGCTCGCCGACCGTGCCGGCATCGAGCGCGTCGGCGTGATCGACTTCCAGGACGCCGTGCTCGGACCGCAATCCTACGACGTGGTCTCGCTGCTCCAGGATGCCCGCATCGACGTGCCCGAAAGCCTCGAGCTGACGCTGCTGTCGCGCTACATCAAGGCGCGCCGCGCGGAAGATGCGAGCTTCGATCCGGCCGGCTTCGCCGAGCTCTATGCCATCATGTCGGCACAGCGCAACACGCGCCTGCTCGGCACCTTCGCCCGCCTCAACCGCCGTGACGGCAAGCCGCATTATCTGCGCCACCAGCCGCGGATCTGGACGTATCTCCAGCGCTCGCTGGCGCATCCTGCGCTTAGCCCGCTGCACGACTGGTATCTCGCCAACGTCCCCCAGCCCCAATCCTGA